A window of Hippoglossus stenolepis isolate QCI-W04-F060 chromosome 16, HSTE1.2, whole genome shotgun sequence contains these coding sequences:
- the LOC118123990 gene encoding trinucleotide repeat-containing gene 6A protein isoform X1, producing the protein MAPIRDSVSHSPNQTGLEHPGLESQYEPSPWSSGSPCSSDSNSNWGKVLVDGSTDKPNIPSSTNSSVWPPSSSSFSCSSSSSSSGCGSGSDPELASECMDADSSSSIGSEKNLSAVAVTTVMMMSANASSSVSSTASSPSSVTSAMMVGVSVNGDSNGNSRQVIGGGANNGNNNITGSSHYSVAGSSSIGSNNMGSHNIKLVNSSSVWGTQSGSNMITTGGSTPCINGGLSPNTSNPNANHGAWPQSPTPSPGSLGQRPPGISSKLGIAPQQGSLLGWGGMAAPDNSSMMEVTDMSNGTASSNSGNGGLQSTNLNTESNGPNNTIMMNTTTTTTNATMTSSPPNSTASPQLSGDCSWGSIGAGNGGPLANGNPSSAPQNPQGEPGVAGAFGTPWGATTYPGDKGPPNADTVNPQNPALLQAGNPQISSTAAYKSNNNHNNTGAPRWDQGPANNPNQPQSNSSWGVGSNQIPGSAGPGNGNQTTMGPPAGIPRPWGSSASSSSSTSSSSSTTNNKMSNGEWGSAAPGNTTDAGSQKGSSANNGWKSLEDDAMGMGGGAGGTQGVGSVTAGWGRSGGSEGSGESSGGQSSSDKDGSQSKGVNRRKGTHSPTVASAPPRVDVDPRVLSNTGWGQTPVRQNTTWDVNSPIPNQPQGPRRDDRKHSSGGSSWGTAGPTAPSQTSGGWGGRPNSSGQDAGGSGWGDQRPNSSWDNKVSASGGGGQSNWNDGSSYKGSNTNSNTWSNNYNKDDRSNTWTNAPKAQQGWSSNSGNGTEGWGSSGDGVRGDGVRGGANNRWGEPQKAAGSAGWEGDSDRSGSDRSGSGCWNDSSRTNTNTSSGNTWVGSGGSNTQDQSASTQGSNWGGESVHKPNSQSTSQSWGEQQKSNHHGAQTWGETTPKPSNEWGKGTEPNVSRSNQGSNKPSGWQGGPIPTGGQKEEVSTGWEEPSPESIRRRMEIDDGTAAWGEPGKKPVGSVNSWNKTNQSDQENKGPPSQHQPHPQPHPHPHPAPTPSASHHPPHPQPHPHPQHQPHPHPPHNSMHPPQPMQPPAQEKNCNPGWGEQYPQQKESSTWRDPAPPPVSVDNGTSAWGKPIDSSSTWEKPSRDSREPGPGWGGQHKSAPGPKPMETWCGEDGSMGNSWDQEEEVEIGMWSNSQQDNRSHDQNTWNYKQKGSNKMNKPVNKQDEPWMKPFMNQFSGMNFPRDSPDDSMKTGAGMVQDKRMDMGNMGDYNGVMGKNPGSRHQLHKDSPMDRSPYYDKLSASPSAYDERSANQSMSFCPSNSAQPVPCLDSESPAHSSPGAARRNVNPMLGGSSVAQGRGPQSQVPPQPNLRNQVPPPILPSQVPPSLLKYPGGNGGLNPLFGPQQVAVLNQLSQLNQLSQLNQINQLQRLLLQQQQQQQQQQQQQQQKAQSQRAMPVGRQPEQTRPIGSSPSMMQPPRHLDPSMLKQAPPHKPYLDNYLSHNTPDMQKDASSLGSFSNFPLSLNSNMNVSLDMGVGGGSSGGGSVSYKEPPQSRMKKLWATDPLEQNSKSGAMSSGLRLEDSPFYDFLSPGPSPLSPPGQSMGSVGDGWPPRANSPPPLGNTVTWPPEFRPGEPWKGYPNIDPETDPYVTPGSVINNLSINTVRDTDHLRDRNNGPSSSLNTTMPSNSAWSSIRASSHSGSLTSTAQSTSARPSESKWSPGGGSVSNSSLAHELWKVPLPPKAMSVAAPSRPPPGLTSQKPSPASSGWDASSLRLGGWGSTESRYTPGSSWSDSSSSSSARTQWLVLKNLTPQIDGSTLRTLCMQHGPLITFHLNLPHGNAVVCYSTKDEAAKAQKSLHMCVLGNTTILAEFASEEEINRFFAQGQSLATPSSSWQAIGSSQTRMDQSHPFPSRAPEPNQWNSSDLHSSSLWGGPNYSSSLWGSPSGTEAGRISSPSPISSFLPVDHLTGGGDSM; encoded by the exons ATGGCTCCCATTCGGGATTCCGTCAGCCACTCCCCTAATCAAACAG GTCTGGAGCATCCTGGCTTGGAATCGCAGTATGAGCCTTCCCCATGGTCCTCTGGCTCTCCCTGCAGCAGCGATAGCAACAGCAACTGGGGCAAAGTCCTAGTGGACGGAAGTACCGACAAACCCAACATCCCCTCTTCAACCAACTCTTCTGTCTggcctccctcctcttcctctttctcttgctcctcttcttcctcctcttctggtTGTGGGTCAGGATCAGACCCTGAGCTGGCATCAGAATGCATGGACGCTGACTCTAGCTCCTCAATCGGCTCAGAGAAAAACCTCTCTGCTGTTGCTGTGAcaacagtgatgatgatgtcagcaaatgcttcctcctctgtgtcttctacggCTTCTTCCCCCTCTTCGGTGACGTCTGCCATGATGGTTGGCGTTTCTGTAAATGGAGACAGCAACGGCAACAGTCGCCAGGTTATTGGTGGAGGAGCAAATAATGGAAATAACAATATCACAGGGTCCTCCCACTACTCCGTGGCGGGGTCCAGCAGTATTGGCAGCAATAACATGGGTAGCCACAACATCAAGCTCGTCAACAGCAGTAGTGTATGGGGCACCCAGTCAGGCAGCAACATGATTACCACAGGTGGAAGCACCCCCTGCATCAACGGAGGGTTAAGCCCAAACACTTCAAACCCAAATGCCAACCACGGTGCCTGGCCCCAGAGTCCAACCCCAAGCCCAGGGTCCCTGGGCCAACGGCCTCCGGGGATAAGTTCCAAACTGGGTATAGCCCCCCAACAGGGCTCCTTGCTGGGCTGGGGTGGCATGGCAGCTCCAGACAACAGCAGTATGATGGAAGTCACTGATATGAGTAATGGTACAGCAAGCAGCAACAGTGGAAATGGTGGCCTGCAGTCTACCAACCTTAACACTGAATCCAATGGACCAAATAACACTATTATGAtgaatactactactactactactaatgcCACAATGACCTCTAGTCCACCAAACTCTACCGCCTCACCCCAACTCAGTGGGGATTGTTCCTGGGGTTCCATTGGAGCAGGGAATGGGGGTCCGCTGGCCAATGGAAACCCCTCATCAGCCCCCCAGAACCCACAAGGAGAGCCGGGGGTTGCTGGGGCCTTCGGTACGCCTTGGGGCGCAACTACCTACCCTGGAGACAAGGGCCCCCCAAATGCAGACACTGTGAACCCACAAAATCCTGCCTTATTGCAGGCTGGAAACCCCCAAATCTCCTCTACTGCTGCTTACAAGAGTAATAATAACCACAATAACACTGGGGCCCCGCGCTGGGACCAGGGGCCTGCCAATAATCCAAACCAGCCTCAGAGCAACTCGTCCTGGGGTGTCGGCTCCAATCAAATCCCAGGCTCTGCAGGCCCAGGCAATGGGAACCAAACTACGATGGGCCCTCCAGCAGGGATCCCTCGTCCCTGGGGGAGCAGCgcatcatcttcttcctcaaCCTCATCGTCCTCttccacaacaaacaacaagatGTCAAATGGAGAATGGGGATCAGCAGCTCCTGGTAACACCACAGATGCTGGAAGTCAGAAAGGAAGCTCAGCCAACAATGGCTGGAAGAGCCTAGAGGATGACGCCATGGGCATgggaggtggagcaggtggaACCCAGGGCGTGGGCAGTGTCACTGCAGGCTGGGGTCGCTCTGGAGGAAGTGAGGGAAGTGGAGAAAGCTCTGGAGGTCAATCTAGCTCAGACAAAGACGGCAGCCAGTCAAAAGGAGTAAACCGCAGAAAAGGTACCCATTCTCCAACAGTAGCATCAGCCCCGCCCCGGGTCGATGTGGACCCCCGGGTTCTGTCCAACACTGGGTGGGGTCAGACTCCCGTACGACAAAACACCACCTGGGACGTGAATTCTCCAATTCCCAATCAGCCCCAGGGTCCAAGAAGAGATGACAGAAAGCACAGCAGTGGAGGCTCCAGCTGGGGTACAGCAGGACCGACAGCTCCCTCCCAGACCTCTGGAG gttGGGGTGGTCGGCCGAACAGCTCAGGTCAGGATGCAGGAGGTTCTGGCTGGGGAGACCAGAGACCAAACTCCAGTTGGGACAACAAAGTCTCAGCGAGTGGAGGTGGTGGGCAGAGTAACTGGAATGATGGATCCAGCTACAAGGGCAGCAACACCAATAGTAACACATGGAGCAACAACTATAACAAAGATGACAG gtCCAATACCTGGACTAATGCGCCCAAAGCGCAGCAGGGCTGGAGTTCCAACAGTGGAAATGGAACTGAAGGGTGGGGTAGCAGTGGAGATGGTGTCAGAGGAGATGGTGTCAGAGGAGGAGCCAACAATCGCTGGGGGGAGCCCCAAAAAGCTGCTGGCTCAGCAGGCTGGGAGGGCGACAGCGACCGGTCTGGCAGCGACCGGTCTGGCTCTGGATGTTGGAACGATTCAAGCCgaaccaacacaaacaccagcagcGGCAACACCTGGGTCGGGAGTGGAGGATCAAATACTCAAGATCAGAGCGCGTCAACCCAAGGTTCCAACTGGGGTGGCGAATCAGTCCACAAACCCAATTCTCAGAGTACCAGCCAGAGCTGGGGTGAGCAGCAGAAGAGCAACCACCACGGGGCCCAGACCTGGGGTGAGACGACTCCCAAGCCCTCCAACGAGTGGGGGAAAGGTACCGAACCCAACGTGTCCAGAAGCAACCAAGGATCTAACAAGCCCTCAG GCTGGCAGGGAGGCCCCATACCCACAGGAGGTCAGAAAGAGGAAGTGTCTACTGGGTGGGAAGAGCCTTCTCCAGAGTCCATACGGCGCAGAATGGAGATCGATGACGGCACCGCAGCTTGGGGAGAACCTG GCAAGAAACCTGTAGGATCTGTCAACTCGTGGAACAAGACCAACCAATCTGACCAGGAGAACAAGGGCCCGCCCTCTCAGCACCAGCCTCACCCTCaacctcacccccacccccaccctgccCCCACACCCTCAGCCTCTCACCATCCCCCCCACCCTCAACCTCACCCCCACCCTCAGCACCAGCCTCACCCTCACCCACCACACAACTCCATGCATCCCCCTCAGCCCATGCAGCCTCCTGCCCAGGAGAAAAACTGCAATCCTG GTTGGGGTGAGCAATATCCGCAGCAGAAGGAGTCCTCAACGTGGAGGGACCCCGCCCCGCCGCCTGTGTCGGTGGACAACGGGACGTCTGCCTGGGGGAAGCCCATCGACAGCAGCTCCACTTGGGAAAAACCCAGCAGGGACAGCAGAGAGCCTGGTCCTGGCTGGGGTGGCCAGCATAAGTCTG CTCCAGGTCCCAAGCCCATGGAGACATGGTGTGGTGAGGATGGGTCAATGGGCAACAGCTGGGACCaggaagaagaggtggagatTGGCATGTGGAGCAACAGCCAACAGGACAACAGGTCCCACGACCAAAACACCTGGAACTACAAGCAAAAAGGCTCAAACAAG ATGAACAAACCAGTCAACAAACAGGATGAACCCTGGATGAAACCTTTCATGAACCAGTTCAGCGGCATGAACTTTCCT AGAGACTCTCCCGACGACTCCATGAAGACAGGAGCGGGGATGGTGCAGGACAAGCGCATGGACATGGGCAATATGGGAGACTACAATGGAGTTATGGGGAAGAACCCTGGGTCTCGACACCAGCTCCACAAGGATTCTCCCATGGATCGCAGCCCTTACTATGACAAG CTATCCGCTTCCCCCTCTGCTTATGATGAGCGCTCCGCCAATCAAAGTATGAGCTTTTGCCCTTCCAATTCTGCTCAGCCTGTCCCCTGTCTCGACTCTGAGTCTCCTGCCCACTCTAGTCCTGGGGCTGCTCGACGG AATGTAAACCCAATGTTGGGTGGCAGCAGCGTAGCACAGGGCCGAGGCCCCCAGTCCCAAGTCCCCCCCCAACCCAACCTTCGTAACCAAGTGCCTCCACCCATCCTGCCCTCTCAG GTCCCTCCATCCCTGTTGAAGTACCCAGGAGGTAACGGAGGCCTGAACCCTCTTTTCGGACCTCAGCAGGTGGCTGTGCTCAACCAACTCTCCCAGCTCAACCAGCTGTCGCAGCTCAACCAGATCAACCAGTTACAG cgtcttctcctccagcagcagcagcagcagcaacaacagcagcagcagcaacaacagaagGCTCAGAGCCAGAGAGCAATGCCTGTGGGACGACAGCCTGAACAG ACACGTCCTATTGGTTCGTCTCCATCAATGATGCAGCCCCCACGGCACCTGGACCCCTCTATGCTGAAACAGGCCCCGCCTCACAAACCGTACCTGGATAACTACTTGTCCCACAATACACCCGATATGCAGAAGGATGCTTCCTCTCTTGGATCCTTCAGCAACTTCCCTTTAA gCTTGAACTCTAACATGAATGTATCCCTGGACATGGGTGTTGGTGGCGGTAGTAGTGGCGGCGGATCTGTGAGCTACAAAGAGCCGCCCCAGTCCAGAATGAAGAAACTGTGGGCTACTGACCCTCTGGAGCAGAACAGCAAATCTG GTGCTATGTCGTCTGGGCTGCGTCTGGAGGACTCTCCCTTCTATGACTTCCTGTCTCCTGGCCCATCTCCCCTGAGTCCTCCCGGCCAATCAATGGGCTCGGTGGGCGATGGCTGGCCGCCCCGTGCCAACTCCCCCCCGCCCCTTGGAAACACTGTCACCTGGCCCCCAG AGTTCCGGCCCGGGGAGCCTTGGAAAGGTTACCCTAACATTGACCCTGAGACTGACCCCTATGTGACCCCCGGCAGTGTCATCAACAACCTCTCCATCAACACCGTCCGTGACACAGACCACCTCAGGGACAGGAACAACG GGCCATCCTCATCACTGAACACCACGATGCCTTCTAACAGTGCCTGGTCATCCATTCGTGCCTCCAGCCACAGCGGTTCCCTCACCAGTACAGCACAAAGCACTTCAG CCAGACCCAGCGAGTCAAAGTGGTCTCCCGGTGGCGGTTCTGTGTCCAACTCCTCCCTAGCCCATGAGCTGTGGAAGGTCCCCCTGCCCCCCAAGGCGATGTCCGTGGCAGCCCCCTCCAGACCTCCACCTGGCCTCACCAGCCAGAAGCCCAGTCCTGCTTCCTCTGGCTGGGATGCCTCTTCCCTGAGGTTGGGGGGTTGGGGCTCCACTGAGTCCAGATACACACCTG GTTCCAGTtggagtgacagcagcagcagcagctcagcgaGAACCCAATGGCTCGTTCTGAAAAATCTCACACCTCAG attGACGGCTCTACCCTGAGGACCTTGTGCATGCAGCACGGCCCTCTGATCACATTCCACCTCAACCTGCCACATGGTAACGCCGTGGTATGCTACAGCACCAAGGACGAGGCCGCCAAGGCCCAGAAGAGCCTGCACAT GTGTGTTTTGGGGAACACTACTATTCTGGCTGAGTTTGCCAGCGAGGAGGAAATCAACCGTTTCTTTGCACAAGGGCAGTCACTGGCCACTCCCTCCTCCAGCTGGCAGGCCATCGGCTCCTCTCAGACCAGAATGGATCAGTCTCACCCCTTTCCCAGCCGCGCTCCTGAACCGAACCAGTGGAACAGCAGCGATCTACACAGCTCCTCCCTCTGGGGCGGGCCCAACTATTCCAGTAGCCTGTGGGGGAGCCCCAGTGGCACCGAGGCAGGGAGGATCAGCAGCCCTTCTCCAATCAGCTCCTTCCTCCCGGTGGATCACCTGACAGGGGGTGGGGACTCCATGTGA